The Halobacteriovorax sp. HLS DNA segment TCTGCGTTTACTTTCTATTGTGGATTTGAGGTCAATAGTGGTGAGTATAAACTCATGGGGCTAGCTCCTTATGGCCGAGCAATTTATAGTGATTTAATTAAAGAGGAATTAATTGAGATTTATAGTGATGGCTCCTTTAAATTGAATACTAAATATTTTGATTATATGACTGGAGAGCGCATGATAAACAATTCCTTTGAAGAGTTGTTTAAGCATAGTGCGAGATCTAAAGGGCAAGAGATCACCCAATTCTATATGGATGTTGCTGCTTCTATTCAATGTGTTACTGAAGAGATAATCCTTAAGATTTGTGAACATGCTAAAGAAATAACAAATTGCGATTCTCTTTGCTTTGCAGGTGGCGTCGCATTGAACTGCGTCGCAAATGGAAAAATATTAGCAAGCCAGTTATTTAAAGAACTTTGGATACAACCTGCACCAGGTGATGCTGGTGGAAGCCTTGGGTCTGCATATTGTGCTTACTATATGCATCTGAATAATGAATTAACTCCTAAAGGAAAAACAGACTTGATGGAGTCTTCGCTGTTAGGTCCGCAGGATGCAGAAGAGGAAGTTGAAAAATTTCTGATAGGTAAAGGAGTAACCTATAGAAGGCTAGAGGACGCAGATTTATTTGCATTTGTTTCCACAAGATTGTCCCAAGCAAAGGTTATCGGTTGGCAACAAGGAAGAGCAGAGTTTGGCCCAAGGGCATTAGGAAATAGAAGTATTCTTGGTGATCCTAGAAATCCAAAAATGAAAGAAATCATGAACTCAAAAATAAAAAAGAGAGAGTCCTTTCGTCCCTTTGCTCCTGTCGTTATTGAAACTGAGTTCTCAAATTGGTTTTCAGGTAATAGTACAAGCCAATATATGCAAATAGTTTCTTCGGTGAAAGAATGTAAGAGGGAATCTATTCCCTCTGTTACTCATGTTGATGGTAGTGCAAGAGTTCAAACTGTTTCTTACAGTCAAAACCTTAGGCTGTATAAACTTTTAGAATCTTTTTATAAACTTACAGAATGCCCCATTTTAATTAATACTTCCTTTAATGTCAGGGGAGAACCAATCGTAAATAGTTATCAAGATAGTTATAGATGCTTTATGAATACTGGAATTGATATATTAGTAATTGGGAATTTGGTTATTGAGAAATAGCCTTTAATATCTCTTTAGAGATATATTGATTTGCCTCTAGTGTAGGATGCTCGTCCATTTCGAACTCATATTCATATAAGTTAGATGAATTTGAATAATTAAGATTTAAGTAAGCTATATTCATACTACTCATACAGTTTATGATTTTATCTCTAACTTTATAGCCAGTGTTTGGGTGAATGATTACTAAGAATTTCTGATTTTTAAGGTTTTGCTCAATTAGTACTTTCGCTCTATTAAGTAGTTTGCATGTATTTTTAACTTTTTTCTCAAGATTATAATCAAGAGGGTCATAATTTATGAGCTCCATTGCTCTAGAGCTATATACTCTCTTAATTACTCGATAAAAGAATTTATCTTGAATGAAGCCGTCAAATTTAGGAGTGCTTGGATTGAAATCGTAAACAGGAGCATTAAATAAAGGATATAACTTAAAATCATTATTAGCTCGAGACACGTGACCTTCAGCAAGTACATACAATATATGCCCTTGTTCTTGTGTAGATATAATTCCCTTTTCAATCAATTTCTCAAGTTTATAAAGAAAAAAGTTTGTTCCACTTCCTGGTCTTCCGTAATTAGTAACTTTAGAGTAATTTAATTTCTCACTTAGTAGATGACTAATGGTATGTTCTGGATCAAGACCATGTCCAAAAACATCTGAGCAACCAAATATAGCTAAGCTCTTATCTATATTTCCCAATTTGTGGTTACACTCTCTAAGCATCTCATTATCAACTTTATATTCGACGTCAAAAATGACTTTGTTATTATTAGAGAGTTTATGTTTGATAATTCGACCATCTTTTAGTTGGGAAACCTTTATGTCTAATTTAGAAGTTTTGGAGGGCGCTATTGAGCATTCGTTATCCTTGGATATGGTTAGGCAATTTACTAACTGTGCAGTTAGAGACTCCTTTGCTGTTAGGATATATATTGTTAAGAATATTGAAACAAAAATAGTTAGAATGTTTTTTAATGAGTTAATTAATATCGCTCTCTAGTTATTGACCTCTAGTCTTATTAGTTTGACGTTAATTCCATGTTTTGCAAACTATATACTGCTATAAATGGTCTTTAAAATGAAATTTTGGCATCGCTTTTGCCTATATGTTTAGAATAATGAGAATCTATTAAGTGGTTTGTGCTTATTATTCACTTTCATTTTGTACCTGTTTAAAGAGGGTTTTATTATTTCATTTTAGAGGTGTATGTTAAAGAATTCTAATGTTAAGTTTTTTTAAGGAAATGGTACTAAGTATTAATTTCAGACATTGATAAATAGAAAGTAGTATCACAAAGAAAAGTCGGATGAAGTCTTTAATTGGCGCATAAAAATCATTTTATAGATGTATTACATTTATCTATTGCTCTGAGTAAATGTGCATGAGACATATCAAAAATCCTCTACGTTTAAATAGAGGCTTTTATATATTCCATTAAAAGCTACTTCTTGATCAATTTCTTTAGTTGCTTAATTTCAACTTCGAGAGAATTAAATCTCTTCTCAAACTTGGATGTATTTTTATATAGGACTACAAGGTCCTGTTCAATTCGCTTCTCAAAGCTAGAAAAAGTTTTTGAAAGGTGATCATTATTCTTTAATTCCATCATCAAATTTTCATTTTTGAGAATGAATCTTCTTAAGTAAGTGAAGGCTCTCGCAATGAATAAGCCCATTTCTACGGCTTTTGGAGATCTCAAGACGAATGACAGGGCATAAGCTCCTTGCTCGGTAAATACTGTTGGTGTGACGCCTTTTCGGGTACTTATGACTTCACTAATCACAGATTGTGATTTGTACTCAGCTAACTCACTGAAATTTAGTTTGAAACAAAAATCAGATGGAAATCGATCCTGGTTTCTTTTGACGGCTTGATTAATCGCTCTAATCTCCACACCGTACAGTTCAGCTAGATCACGATCAAACATAACTTTTTGATTCCTAAAAATGTGAATGTTGTTTGTAATTTCTAATAACTCTTTGTCTTTTTTAACCATAAAACCCTCCTGTAAAATACAGTGCAAGGTAATGCTGATTTAAAAATTAGTAATTGATTTAAATTAAAGGAGTTAAAATTAAGCTATGTCTTTTTTGGTAAGTTGAGTAGATCTACTTGCTTAACTTTAGAGTTATAATCTATTAAAACAAAAAAGCCCCTGCGATTAAACAGGGAATTTTTTTTGGTGGTCCATCACGTTGCTTACGCGAACTTTTTTTCCTCACTCGTAAACTCTTAACATAATTCTACTTTTTCTTTGTTTTGGTTATTTTCCTCAGTCAATTTCACCTTATCTATTTAAGTATGTTCAATGAGTTTTTAGTCACTTAGAATAGTAGTTAAATGAGCTGAGGAAACAAAATAGGTTATGGTTATGGTTATGGATAAAAAATATGTCATTGAATGTGTGTCTAGTGAAGTTTTTAACTTATAACAAGTAGTAAAATTAACAGAAATAAAAAAGTCTTCAATTAAAAACCTCCAAAAGGAGGGGTTGCTATATTTAGTCTTTCATTTGTTTTCGATAGTATCCTTTCAAGGCTCCAATTTGCCTTTCATTAAGGCCTTCAACGTATGTTTTTAGAACAAAGAACCTATAAAGAATCTCAGCAGAGATCTTTCTTGCTTTAGGTGTATTGATATAGAGTAGAAGTAGGGTGAGTCCAAACTCCGTTATATCAACCTTTCTATATTCTCTTTCTCTTCCTTTAGGACCTGATAAGTGATTGTTTTCAATAAGGTTTTTACACAAATCAAATTTGATTTCTGTTCCCAGTTCTTTATTACACTTATCAATAGCCCTAAGAACATTGTGATGTTTCATATCAAAGTGCTCTGCAATTTTAAGCGAATCTGTAACTGGACCAAAGGGAGTATCACGAATCCAGACATCTCCCATGACATGCTGATTAACTAAATCCTTAAGTCTCGGTGGTCTTGATTCAAATGGTTTATCTATTCTAAAGCTACTCATGCTTTCTCCTTGAGAGAGTAAACTTATGAGGTATCAGGATTCATGGAAGTGGTAATTAGATTGTTAGCTACTGAGTGGAAGTTTTTCTTTTTTGAAACAAAAAAGCCTACTCTGAAGAATAGGCTTTTTTTATAACCACTGGTCACGAGTTCGTGTAGTGGAAGAATGGTGGTCCATTCAGTTGCTGACACGAACTTTTCTTCCTCAATCATAAGTACTTAAAATAATTCTACTTTTTTGGAACGAAGGTTATTTTCCTCAGTGATATTTGTCTGTTAATTTCGAGTTGTTTAAATAAGTTTTCAATAACTTAAAATGTTGTGATAATTTAGTGAGGAAACAAAATAGGTTATGGGTATGGATAGTGAATTTGAAAATGTACCTTTGCTAGAAAGGAAAGCGATTGTTGAAGTATTAGTTCTATGGTCAGATGGTAAAATTAATGCGCTGGAAGTTCTGGTGTGGGCTAGTAAATTTCATGACCTGATTAGTGTAGATAAAATGTATTATGAAGATTACGAAGGTGAAAAACAAAACTCCGTGTCTTTAGAGGTATTAACGAAACTAGATAACTTAGATATGGACTTAGTACTAAAGGAAGATATTCCGAAAATGTTAGAGTTTCTAAAAACTCCTCTAGGAGAGTTCGACAGAGGCTATAAGGTCTGGACTGCCTACTTGGATCAAATAAATTACACTAATCGACAAAAGCAGCTTAGGGGCAACCCTCTATATTCGAAATTCTGTAACGAATAAATATTAGTAGAAATAAAAAAGCCTTCAATTAAAAAAACTTTATCTGATCAATATATTGCTGGCATTATTCTTCCATCCTTTTTCGATAATAACCTTTGAGAGCTCCAATTTGATTTTCACTTAAGCCAGTCATGTAGCTTTTTAAAATAAAGAAACGATATAGTATTTCTGCTGAGATCATTCTGGCCTTTGGAGTATTGATGTATAAAAGAAGTAGCATAAGTCCAAACTCCGTAATATCAACTTTTCTAGTTTTTCTTTCTCTACCTTTTGCGCCACCTAAGTATATGTTTTCTATGAAGTTTTTATTCAGCTCAAATTTGAGCTGAATGGATAGTTCGTCAATACACTTATCTAGGGCCCTTAAGATATTTTTATGTTCTATATCAAAATGCTCAGCAATTTTAAGTGAATCAGTGACAGGACCAAACGGTGTATCCCTGATCCAAACATCTCCCATGATATGTTCATTTACTAGATCCTTAAGTCTTGGTGGTCTTGTTTCAAAAGGTTTATCAATTCTAAAGTCACTCATTAATTCTCCTCACAT contains these protein-coding regions:
- a CDS encoding carbamoyltransferase, with the protein product MYILGISAYYHDSAATLICDGKIIAAAQEERFTRIKNDSSFPQNSIKFCLDFAGIDLSDISYISFYDKPFLKFERIIETFLLNAPRGLKSFSIALPLWVKEKLFLKNTLIKNLKKTTGLSKKEISKKMLFSEHHLSHAASSYYPSPFDKSAIITIDGVGEWTTTSISIGEGNNIKVLKEISFPHSVGLLYSAFTFYCGFEVNSGEYKLMGLAPYGRAIYSDLIKEELIEIYSDGSFKLNTKYFDYMTGERMINNSFEELFKHSARSKGQEITQFYMDVAASIQCVTEEIILKICEHAKEITNCDSLCFAGGVALNCVANGKILASQLFKELWIQPAPGDAGGSLGSAYCAYYMHLNNELTPKGKTDLMESSLLGPQDAEEEVEKFLIGKGVTYRRLEDADLFAFVSTRLSQAKVIGWQQGRAEFGPRALGNRSILGDPRNPKMKEIMNSKIKKRESFRPFAPVVIETEFSNWFSGNSTSQYMQIVSSVKECKRESIPSVTHVDGSARVQTVSYSQNLRLYKLLESFYKLTECPILINTSFNVRGEPIVNSYQDSYRCFMNTGIDILVIGNLVIEK
- a CDS encoding ORF6N domain-containing protein, which encodes MVKKDKELLEITNNIHIFRNQKVMFDRDLAELYGVEIRAINQAVKRNQDRFPSDFCFKLNFSELAEYKSQSVISEVISTRKGVTPTVFTEQGAYALSFVLRSPKAVEMGLFIARAFTYLRRFILKNENLMMELKNNDHLSKTFSSFEKRIEQDLVVLYKNTSKFEKRFNSLEVEIKQLKKLIKK
- a CDS encoding Rha family transcriptional regulator; protein product: MSSFRIDKPFESRPPRLKDLVNQHVMGDVWIRDTPFGPVTDSLKIAEHFDMKHHNVLRAIDKCNKELGTEIKFDLCKNLIENNHLSGPKGREREYRKVDITEFGLTLLLLYINTPKARKISAEILYRFFVLKTYVEGLNERQIGALKGYYRKQMKD
- a CDS encoding Rha family transcriptional regulator, which translates into the protein MSDFRIDKPFETRPPRLKDLVNEHIMGDVWIRDTPFGPVTDSLKIAEHFDIEHKNILRALDKCIDELSIQLKFELNKNFIENIYLGGAKGRERKTRKVDITEFGLMLLLLYINTPKARMISAEILYRFFILKSYMTGLSENQIGALKGYYRKRMEE